The following coding sequences are from one Triticum aestivum cultivar Chinese Spring chromosome 5A, IWGSC CS RefSeq v2.1, whole genome shotgun sequence window:
- the LOC123102915 gene encoding uncharacterized protein, giving the protein MAARDLLLPRFSSVLHARQSLHRRAPASATKTTSMAPASPAVWPAGSAVCPLLVGVPCKRLDLSRDADPRLPLSPASPRRRSRSSVRQAPHPCFVSLREELRRPSAAASLDERPRLGMLVPAADLFFLCNEQSAAARPVDHACSSAPLGRLHRQSPRPRRFLPSQPPSPTGRSPW; this is encoded by the exons ATGGCTGCTCGGGACCTTCTTCTGCCAAGATTCAGCTCCGTCCTCCACGCCCGACAAAGCCTGCACCGCCGCGCGCCTGCATCCGCGACGAAGACGACGTCGATGGCTCCTGCTTCCCCTGCCGTGTGGCCCGCCGGATCCGCCGTCTGCCCGCTCCTCGTCGGAGTGCCTTGCAAGCGCCTCGACCTCTCCCGGGACGCCGATCCGCGCCTCCCTCTGTCCCCTGCATCGCCTCGTCGCCGGAGTAGAAGCTCCGTTCGCCAAGCGCCGCACCCCTGCTTCGTTTCGCTGCGGGAGGAGCTGCGTCGCCCCTCTGCTGCTGCTTCCTTGGACGAGCGCCCTCGCCTGGGCATGTTGGTCCCTGCCGCTGACCTCTTCTTCCTCTGCAACGAGCAGAGCGCAGCCGCTCGCCCCGTTGACCATGCCTGCTCATCCGCGCCCCTGGGCCGCCTCCACCGACAATCGCCAAGGCCCAGGCGCTTCCTCCCCAGCCAGCCTCCTTCACcaacgggccgaagcccatg gtga
- the LOC123102914 gene encoding myosin-7B: MEDAVTSNPAPPHVISLPDDEDEAPLRVRRNRKASAGETPQSTPAPEAVARDGGDTTRASVTFANPLASARPSTSTVNPPSLFATHHVPEDQVGAAKEAIRQAGIMMEQVKVVREASQAAYDASSALQSNVQKSCELVALYTELENKQIQLDLDLKLAQQNLQKARDEAKDELEEALKKKDQDLAEAQKEASSKTKLAEEKLASVGTLEQENSRLKTALETANREVSRLKKDKMVLHDQAGELAGKVNDLEAYLGGLAKKLFVMLEEFCQSFEEETSRVEPGLDPANSLVKDEAAMNVLRLESRVTSVVDYLARLKVAMSRIDTSLWPGTTLQNDLESLMVRLDEVPGRVAEWKKSSARCGADVALSLVRVHCKEAREEKLAAIQVANTRKHSFQDFMETFIAAATRIVDGIDLDEFVAPSSPPLEE; the protein is encoded by the exons atggaagatgctgttacttccaaccctg ctcctcctcatgttattaGCCTTCCTGACGACGAAGACGAAGCGCCGCTGAGAGTGAGGCGGAACAGGAAAGCGTCGGCTGGCGAGACTCCACAATCcactccggcgcctgaggccgtagCTCGAGACGGTGGCGATACCAcccgggcttctgtgactttcgccaaTCCTCTGGCGAGTGCGCGGCCCTCGACGTCGACCGTAAATCCGCCTTCGctcttcgccacacaccacgtccctgaggaccaagtgggtgcagctaaggaagctatacgccaggcaggcatcatgatggagcaggtcaaggtggttcgagaagccagccaagcggcttatgacgcgagttcagctcttcagagtaacgtccag AAATCCTGTGAACTTGTGGCTctctacactgagttggagaacaaacagatccagctcgaccttgacttgaagctcgcTCAACAGAACCTGCAGAAGGCgcgagacgaagcaaaag ATgaactggaggaagctctgaagaagaaggatcaagatcttgccgaagcacagaaggaggcctcgagcaaaacgaagcttgcagaagagaaactggcttcggtcggaactcttgaacaggagaactccagactgaaaactgctctcgagacagctaatcgagaggtcagccgactgaagaaagacaagatGGTTCTGCACGACCAGGCGGGTGAGCTGGCGGGGAAGgtaaacgatctggaggcttatctcggtggactcgccaagaagctgttcgtcatgctcgaag aattctgccagagcttcgaagaggaaaccagtcgagtggagccaggcttggatcccgccaattctctcgtgaaggacgaggctgctatgaacgtgctccgactggagtctcgtgttaccagcgttgttgactatcttgctcggctgaaggttgcgatgtcgcggatcgacacatcactctggcctggaacgacgcttcagaacgacctcgagtccctgatggttCGACTGGATGAAGTCccgggtcgagtggcggaatggaagaaatcttctgctagatgtggtgctgatgtcgctctgtctctggtccgcgtccattgcaaggaggcgcgagaagaaaagctggccgccatccaagttgccaataccaggaagcacagctttcaagacttcatggagactttcattgctgctgctactcgtattgtagacgggatcgacttggacgagttcgtcgccccttccagtcctccgcttgaggaatga